TAATTCGGAGGCAGGAGATACAACCGACCACCGTAGTGGTAGTGGACGATGTCGGGCACGAACACCGTGGCCGCGACGGCCAGCACAATCGAAGCGATCACCGATAAATTGAGCACCTGGCGGAACAGGCGCTTCGCCTCGGGGTCGTCAGCATGTTGCAGGAAAAAGGGCTGCCAGGCGAACCGGAACACCTGAACCACAAGCTGCAGCACAACCCCGAACGCCGCAACGCGCCCGTAAATACCCACCACATCCTCCGCCTGAAAGCCATGGCCATAGAGCCGCGTTACGTCTGACTGCGGAATGCGGACAAGCAGGTTGCGGTCGATCAGATGAATGAGCAGGCCGGCAATACCCGTCGGAACGTAGGGTAAGCCGATACGCAGCATCTCCTTGAGAATACCCGATGAAAACACCGGCTTCAGGCTCCGCAGTACCGGCAGAAGCATCAGCAAACTAACCGCCGAACCGAACGCCTGCGCAATGAACACGCCGTGCAACCCCGCATTAAGCGACAGAATCAGCACGAACGCGCTGGCCACCACCGCCACAACCCCGACGATGCGCGCCAAGGCGAACTGCACGGCCTTGCGCTTCAAGCGCAGCTCGGCAAACGGCACCACAAGCATCGTATCAATCCAGAGGATCAGCGCCGCGTAACGCACGAAAATCCCATCGCGCGCAGCAAGCCCGAGCATCGTGGCGATCGGCCCAGCAAACAGCGCAATCAGGAGCGCGAACACCGTCGAGGTGACCAGCAGGCTCACCAGAGCTGTCGAAAAATAGCGCCGCTCGTCCTCGTTACGCTTGATCGCGTCGGAAGCGACTTTCAGGTACGAGGTTTCGAGACCATACGCGAAAATGACGTTCGCCAAGGCGATGTTCGCGTAGATCACCGCCTGGATGCCATTATCGAAGGTGGAGAGCTTGTTGGCGTAAAGCGGAACGAGAATGTAGTTCAGACTGCGAGCCAGAATAGTGCTCGACCCGTAAATGACCGTGTCCTTGGCAAGAAGCTTGAGCTTGGAGAACATCCGTTGAGGGTCCCGAAAAGTGGATCAGTCGTTCTTCTGGGTTTGAGGCCCGGTCGAACCGTTGGTGGCGGCAGCCTGCTCTTTCTGCTTCTTGACAGCATCCATATCGACCTGGAACTTGCCGTCTTTCTGGACAACGGGAATCTTGGAGATCACCTCACGCAGATGCTTCTGCGCTTCGGCCTGCTGCTGTTTGAGATCTTCAAGTTCTTTTCCGGACAGACCGACCGGATTGTCCTTGTCGATCAGACCATCCTTGAACGTCTCGATCTGGAGATTCTGCTCCTCCTTCATATGATTGACGAAGCGGGCGAGAAAATAGACCAGCATAAAAAAGACAGACAATGCAAAACCGAGAAGAAGAATCCAGCTCATAATGAGAACAGCTTGTAATTAGCGACAGGTTATGGTTGGTATGAACATCGAAAAGCGCACCGCATCGTCAATCGGAGAACCGATTCTGCAGTGAACACCCCGGCGTGTTCATCCGGTGTTTGAAAATAACATGAATTTTCCTGATAATGAATCTTTCAATTTCGAGCGTCCTCAAAAAGGCGTTTCTCAACAGTGTTCTGAGCCCGGCAGCAGCCAGCCCATTGCACCGCCGAACCCAACACGAGCATCATGAGTGAACCAAGGTCAACGGTACAGGAAGGAAAAACGATTCTTCTGCAGGAGGCTGAAGCCCTACGCGCAATGAGCGAGCGGCTTGACGAAAGCTTTGCAAAAGCGGTCGACCTGATGCTTGAGAGCAAGGGCAAAATCATCATTTCGGGCATGGGCAAATCGGGCATCATCGGCCAGAAGATCGCCGCCACGCTCTCTTCCACCGGTACGACGGCAGTGTTCATGCACCCCGCTGAAGCGGCCCACGGCGACCTCGGCGTGGTCTGTGAAGGCGACACGATCATCTGCCTCTCCAAAAGCGGCATGACCGAAGAGCTGAACTTCATCATCCCGGCGCTCAGGGAACGCAATGCCACCATCATCGCCTTCACCGGCAACACCCGCTCGTACCTGGCCATGAACGCCCACGTTGTGCTCGACACCGGCGTCGAACAGGAAGCCTGCCCGTACGACCTCGCGCCGACCACCTCGACCACCGCCATGCTCGCAATGGGCGACGCGCTGGCGATCTGCTTGATGAAAAAGAAGAACTTCACCGACCTGGAGTTCGCCCTCACCCATCCCAAGGGTTCACTCGGAAAGCAATTGACCATGCGGGTCGGCGACGTCATGGCCACCGGAGACGCACTCCCGTTAGTTTCGGAGGATGCGACGGTCTCAGACCTCATCCTCGAAATCACCTCCAAACGCTACGGCGTCAGCGGCGTAGTGGATGCGGAGGGAAAGCTGATCGGTATCTTCACCGACGGCGACCTGCGGCGTCTGGTGCAGACCGGCGAATCGTTCCTCGACAAGACAGCGGCGGAAGTCATGACCCCCAACCCGAAAACCGTCTCAGCCGAATTAATGGCCAAAAAGTGCCTTGAACTCCTCGAAACCTGGCGAATCACCCAACTCATGGTCTGCGATGAAGAGCAACGCCCGGTGGGAATCGTGCACATCCACGATCTGGTGACGCTGGGGTTGTAAGGGGAAGAAGTGGAACGGAAAAGGACAGCAAGCTTACTATCATACTCCCCGTCTGCCCTTGCAATACTTGGCGTCCAATTTGCCTGTGTTGCAACGAAACAACATTTTAGTCGATCGAGAAAACCTCACCACATAAAGCCCTCTCAGCAAGAACAACTTTGAAGCTCTGTTAAAGCTCTGCTGCACGCGCACTTGAAATCACCTCGACTTCAAACCTCTCTGAAATTTTCTTGATATTGTCCGGAAAAAACACAGATGAACAACCGGCATTTTGGCCACGATCATCTGTACAAAAAAGATGAATCCCCATGGAGTAACATGCTGCTATGGAATCGCCATCTGACCACTCTGCAATAGCTTTTATAAATGCGTTACGTTTATTTTCTGGAATTTGTAACGTTCCATCAGACAAACCGAACTCTTGTTTAAAACGACTGTATTTTGATTGCCCTCCTCCCATTTTTTCTATAAATTTTACACACTCACTGAACAGTTCGGCACGCCGCCAAAATCCACCATTTTCATCAAACTGCACGTACATATCTTTCGGAATTTCGTTTGTCCTTACTGTTCCAAATCGATTCATATGTATAACCTTAAAACCTAATCTCTGTGCGAGAGCAAGTTTGGAAATTAATACTTCTGGCAAACCAGGATGCAGTTCATTGTTTGGCGAAATACTAAATTCTGTACATACTCTATTATCAACAGACTGTGTATCTTTAAACTCGAACTTCGGCTTGTATGTTTTAAAAAAACCTGCTCGATGCATTTTTGGGATCTGCTCAAGTGAAATGGCCGCCTCACAAATAAACGGAACAAGCAAATTTCCTCGAATCTTCATATTTATCGTTCGATACGGCTCTGCCTCCGAATCGACTACCTTTTCCCAAACGTTTGAATCAAAAACGATTTTCATAAACTTCCCTAAAAATTATTTTTGCAATAAATTATCTGGCCGTTTTTTTTCATATACTAACTCCTTCTGATACATATTCGGCATCTCTTTCTATTCGTTTTTTCAAATAGGAACTCATTTTTCCCTTTTACACACAATATCGACAGGGCTTCTTCAATTGCCTTTCTAAATCCGCTTTAATATGAGAAAAAAAGCCCGAGAACACCGATCCCGTACTTTTCTGAATTTTCCTATTTATATAGCTTTATACGCTCAAGAATTTCTGAACGGTTCATGGTCATTTCTCCATTTTCTCAAGTTTTAAACTCATTATCCTTGAAATCAAAACCTTCTTTCATTCGTCTTCAACATCAACCTCAATATAGATACTCCATCAGCAAATAGCACAATACAGGCGCTCCAACAAGTCTCCCCCAACGCAAAAAAGGCTGCCCCGGTGTTACTCCGAAGCAGCCTTTTTCTGCGTAAATCTTCTTGCCCTACTTTCAGGCTTTTCCAAGCGCTTTGAGCATGGCTTGGCCGATGTCGGCGGGGTTTTCGACCACCTTGATTCCTGCGGCTTCCATTGCCTTGATCTTCTCTTCGGCGGTACCTTTGCCGCCTGAAACGATCGCGCCTGCATGGCCCATGCGGCGTCCGGGAGGAGCGGTACGGCCTGCGATGAAGCCGACGACCGGTTTCTTGAAATATTTCTTGATGTACTCGGCGGCCTCTTCTTCAGCGCTGCCACCAATTTCACCGATCATAATGAGACCTTCGGTGTCGTCATCCTTGGCGAACATCTTGACCGCGTCGATGAAGCGGGTGCCAATGATCGGGTCACCGCCGATGCCGATACAGGTGGACTGTCCGAGACCTACCTCGGTAAGCTGGTGCACCGCTTCGTAGGTCAGGGTGCCACTGCGCGACACGACGCCGATGGAGCCTTTCTTGTGGATGAAGCCCGGCATGATGCCGACTTTGGCTTCGCCGGGGGTGATAACGCCGGGGCAGTTCGGGCCAACCAGCACCGCGCCCTTCTCCTGCACGAAGCTGTAGGCTTTCATCATGTCGTTAACCGGAATGCCTTCGGTGATGCAGATGATCACCTTAAGGCCAGCGTCGGCAGCCTCCATGATGGCGTCTGCAGCAAATGCGGCAGGCACGAAGATGACCGTGGCGTTGGCTTCGGCCTTCTCGACAGCTTCACGGACGGTGTCGAACACCGGAACCGGACGGCAGAATTGGTCTTTCTCGTTGCCGTTATAGAGAATACCGCCCTTGCCGGGAGTGACGCCTGCCACAACGTTGGTGCCGTATTCGAGAATCTGCGAGGTGTGGAAGGTACCCTCGCCGCCGGTAATTCCCTGCACGACCAGACGGGTATCTTTATTGACCAGTACGCTCATAAGCTCATAATCGTTTGTGGTGTTATAAAATAGCCGTCAGTTCGACGGAGCTGTCTGGCAGAGTGCCTGGAGATTGCGTGCAATCCCGAGCATCTTGCCCTCTTCGAAAAAGTTACAGATGAGATGAACGCCTACCGGCAGACCGAGGCTGTCGAATCCGACCGGCACGCTGACCGCCGGCATGCCGACGATGCTGGCCGGGACGGTGAAGACGTCGGCCAGGTACATTTCAAGCGGATTGTCCATCTTGTCGCCGATACCGAACGGCGGGAAGGGCGAGGTCGGTCCGGCGATGACATCGACCTTCTCGAACGCCTCGCGGTACTTTTCCTGGAAGACCCGACGCACCTGCTGTGCTTTTTTGTAGTAGGTATCGTAATAACCCGCTGACAGCACGTAGGTGCCCAGCATAATGCGGCGCTTGACCTCCGCGCCGAACCCTTCGGTGCGCGAGTTGACGTACATGCTTGACAGATCGGGCGAG
This portion of the Chlorobaculum parvum NCIB 8327 genome encodes:
- a CDS encoding KpsF/GutQ family sugar-phosphate isomerase, with amino-acid sequence MSERLDESFAKAVDLMLESKGKIIISGMGKSGIIGQKIAATLSSTGTTAVFMHPAEAAHGDLGVVCEGDTIICLSKSGMTEELNFIIPALRERNATIIAFTGNTRSYLAMNAHVVLDTGVEQEACPYDLAPTTSTTAMLAMGDALAICLMKKKNFTDLEFALTHPKGSLGKQLTMRVGDVMATGDALPLVSEDATVSDLILEITSKRYGVSGVVDAEGKLIGIFTDGDLRRLVQTGESFLDKTAAEVMTPNPKTVSAELMAKKCLELLETWRITQLMVCDEEQRPVGIVHIHDLVTLGL
- a CDS encoding lipopolysaccharide biosynthesis protein, whose product is MFSKLKLLAKDTVIYGSSTILARSLNYILVPLYANKLSTFDNGIQAVIYANIALANVIFAYGLETSYLKVASDAIKRNEDERRYFSTALVSLLVTSTVFALLIALFAGPIATMLGLAARDGIFVRYAALILWIDTMLVVPFAELRLKRKAVQFALARIVGVVAVVASAFVLILSLNAGLHGVFIAQAFGSAVSLLMLLPVLRSLKPVFSSGILKEMLRIGLPYVPTGIAGLLIHLIDRNLLVRIPQSDVTRLYGHGFQAEDVVGIYGRVAAFGVVLQLVVQVFRFAWQPFFLQHADDPEAKRLFRQVLNLSVIASIVLAVAATVFVPDIVHYHYGGRLYLLPPNYWIGLSILPWIFFSYVFDMISTNLSAGLLITGNTKYLPIVTFAGAAVTTVSCWLLIPVSGMDGAAIAILAGTMVMSLFMIYYSLRVYPVRYDWGRLALLLGAGLLFAGYQGDVLLWLEGFGFPGSLALVVKLFIVLCYLGLGVLIFRSEAMSVARMVRARFGSSGGGRS
- the sucD gene encoding succinate--CoA ligase subunit alpha, with the translated sequence MSVLVNKDTRLVVQGITGGEGTFHTSQILEYGTNVVAGVTPGKGGILYNGNEKDQFCRPVPVFDTVREAVEKAEANATVIFVPAAFAADAIMEAADAGLKVIICITEGIPVNDMMKAYSFVQEKGAVLVGPNCPGVITPGEAKVGIMPGFIHKKGSIGVVSRSGTLTYEAVHQLTEVGLGQSTCIGIGGDPIIGTRFIDAVKMFAKDDDTEGLIMIGEIGGSAEEEAAEYIKKYFKKPVVGFIAGRTAPPGRRMGHAGAIVSGGKGTAEEKIKAMEAAGIKVVENPADIGQAMLKALGKA